A single genomic interval of Acidovorax sp. 1608163 harbors:
- a CDS encoding aminotransferase class I/II-fold pyridoxal phosphate-dependent enzyme, whose product MQQPLPIPQPLPGDNAADGPHHPVGVHGGPDALGVPTHDFSTNSNACGPCPEALACVQQADPTRYPDPAYTALRAALAALHGVAPGRIVVAGSASEFIHRITTWARLQGAAQVLLPPHSYGDYAQAAQAHGLAVRRRGAGGVDGAHDAHDAFTTLHWACEPASPLGTVDAVLAAWHADPTLKTPGSLRVLDCAYRPLVLEPAGPAPALPASAWQLWSPNKALGLTGVRAAYAVAPAGAEGTVLALQALASSWPVGAHGVALLHAWATPAVQQWVAACLPTLRQWKVRQQALCAALGWAVAPGSLANYFCAQPHTATLQSDLAMLRASGIKLRDTTSFGLPGCVRLGVLAPAAQDALRAAWQAVLGPAGRTIPHSIGSREAL is encoded by the coding sequence ATGCAGCAACCCTTGCCAATCCCGCAGCCCCTGCCGGGCGACAACGCAGCCGATGGCCCCCACCACCCGGTGGGCGTGCATGGCGGCCCGGATGCGCTGGGCGTGCCCACGCACGATTTTTCAACCAACAGCAACGCTTGCGGCCCATGCCCTGAGGCGCTGGCTTGTGTGCAGCAGGCCGACCCCACCCGCTACCCCGACCCGGCCTACACCGCGCTGCGCGCCGCGCTGGCGGCGCTGCACGGCGTGGCACCTGGGCGCATCGTGGTGGCGGGCAGCGCGTCTGAATTCATTCACCGCATCACCACCTGGGCGCGGCTGCAAGGCGCGGCGCAGGTGCTGCTGCCCCCGCACAGCTATGGCGACTATGCCCAGGCCGCCCAGGCCCATGGGTTGGCAGTGCGGCGGCGCGGGGCAGGGGGCGTGGATGGCGCTCATGATGCTCATGATGCGTTCACCACCTTGCACTGGGCCTGCGAACCCGCCAGCCCGCTGGGCACGGTCGATGCCGTACTGGCCGCGTGGCATGCAGACCCGACACTGAAAACTCCCGGCAGCCTGCGCGTGCTGGACTGCGCCTACCGCCCTTTGGTGCTGGAGCCTGCAGGCCCCGCCCCCGCACTCCCCGCATCGGCCTGGCAGCTGTGGTCACCCAACAAAGCCCTGGGCCTGACGGGCGTGCGCGCCGCCTACGCCGTGGCCCCTGCGGGGGCCGAGGGCACGGTGCTGGCGCTGCAAGCCCTGGCCTCGTCCTGGCCCGTGGGCGCACATGGCGTGGCATTGCTTCACGCCTGGGCCACGCCCGCCGTGCAGCAATGGGTGGCAGCCTGCCTGCCCACCTTGCGGCAGTGGAAGGTGCGCCAGCAGGCCCTGTGCGCTGCGCTGGGCTGGGCCGTGGCACCGGGCAGTTTGGCCAACTACTTCTGCGCGCAACCGCACACTGCCACGTTGCAGAGCGACCTGGCGATGCTGCGTGCCAGCGGCATCAAGCTGCGCGACACCACATCGTTCGGCCTGCCGGGCTGCGTGCGCCTGGGGGTGCTGGCGCCCGCCGCGCAAGATGCGCTGCGGGCCGCATGGCAGGCCGTCTTGGGCCCTGCGGGCCGTACCATCCCGCATTCCATCGGTTCCAGGGAGGCCTTGTGA
- a CDS encoding HipA family kinase, whose amino-acid sequence MRTITVNRYVTPLREGGSMPAIVEGDDLGTYVLKFRGAGQGVRALLAEMIAGGIARALGLPVPEIVLAQLDPALAQTEPDPEIQDLVRASGGLNVGLDYLSGALNFDPAVDAVSDDFASRLVWFDALVGNVDRTARNTNLLMWHRQPWLIDHGAALTFHHAWNGTVAQPAKPFAPIADHVLLARATLLTQVDAELAARLTPAVVASILAEVPGEFLLLAGADHEEGLLTAAATHRQAYVDYFCARLAGRTTWVNALKEAIHARA is encoded by the coding sequence GTGAGAACCATCACTGTCAATCGCTATGTCACGCCACTGCGCGAAGGTGGCTCCATGCCCGCCATCGTCGAGGGCGATGACCTGGGCACCTACGTGCTCAAGTTTCGCGGCGCAGGGCAGGGCGTGCGCGCACTGCTGGCCGAGATGATCGCGGGCGGCATCGCCCGCGCCCTGGGCCTGCCCGTGCCAGAGATCGTGCTGGCCCAGCTCGACCCAGCCTTGGCACAGACCGAGCCCGACCCGGAGATCCAGGACCTGGTGCGTGCCAGCGGCGGCCTGAACGTGGGGCTGGACTATCTTTCGGGCGCGCTCAATTTTGACCCGGCGGTGGATGCGGTGTCGGATGACTTTGCCTCGCGCCTCGTGTGGTTCGACGCGCTGGTCGGCAATGTGGACCGCACCGCGCGCAACACCAATCTGCTGATGTGGCACCGCCAGCCCTGGCTCATCGACCATGGCGCCGCGCTGACTTTTCACCATGCGTGGAACGGAACGGTGGCGCAGCCCGCCAAACCCTTTGCGCCCATTGCCGACCATGTGCTGCTGGCCCGGGCCACGCTCCTCACGCAGGTGGATGCCGAGCTGGCTGCCCGCCTCACGCCGGCGGTGGTGGCAAGCATCCTGGCCGAGGTGCCCGGCGAGTTCTTGTTGCTGGCCGGCGCCGACCATGAAGAAGGCTTGCTGACGGCTGCCGCCACCCACCGCCAGGCCTATGTAGACTACTTCTGCGCCCGCCTGGCCGGGCGCACCACCTGGGTGAATGCGTTGAAGGAGGCCATTCATGCACGCGCCTGA
- a CDS encoding DUF3037 domain-containing protein, which yields MHAPEVYDYAIVRVVPRVEREEFINAGVILSCQRTGFLQAAIALDEARLLAMDPHADIDAVRRHLSAIVAVCAGDEGCGPIARLPYRQRFHWLTAKRSAIIQTSPVHTGRCTDAAAALDHIMDRMVRPLP from the coding sequence ATGCACGCGCCTGAGGTGTATGACTACGCCATCGTGCGCGTGGTGCCGCGTGTGGAGCGCGAAGAGTTCATCAACGCGGGCGTGATCCTGTCGTGCCAGCGCACCGGCTTTCTGCAGGCCGCCATTGCGCTCGATGAAGCGCGCCTGCTGGCCATGGACCCGCACGCCGACATCGACGCCGTGCGCCGCCACCTGTCCGCCATCGTGGCCGTCTGTGCGGGCGACGAAGGCTGCGGCCCCATTGCCCGCCTGCCGTACCGCCAGCGCTTTCACTGGCTCACCGCTAAACGCAGCGCCATCATCCAGACCTCGCCCGTGCACACCGGCCGCTGCACGGATGCAGCGGCTGCACTCGACCACATCATGGACCGCATGGTCCGCCCACTGCCTTGA
- a CDS encoding cobyric acid synthase: MVLGTTSGAGKSWLTTALCRYYSNLGLKVAPFKAQNMSNNARVVSSATGQGEIGSAQYFQALAARAEPEVRMNPLLLKPEADTHSQVVLMGQVSAELTALPWRGRSALVWPHIAAALDALRAENDVVVIEGAGSPAEINLHANDIVNMRVARHVGAACLLVTDIDRGGAFAHLYGTWALLPEDERALIHGFVLNKFRGDASLLAPAPQMLQDLTGVPTVATIPMNWRHGLPEEDGVFDDRTLAAGTVHTTVAVVAYPRISNLDEFQPLKNVPGVRLLWARSPADLGGLKPTDWVVLPGSKATAADLAWLRAQGLDQAIAQHAGQGGTVLGVCGGLQMLGEALIDTAGIDGNAPGLGLLPLVTTFEIAKTVQRTQAQFGAVQGPWSALAGVAVQGYEIHHGQTAQHPAMAAKGDVAREVIPGMCWQNAQGNVLGLYLHGLLEDPAALQALFGREGAAPVPTLDAVFDGLAAMAEAHFAPGFLRGLVA; the protein is encoded by the coding sequence ATGGTGCTGGGCACCACCAGCGGCGCCGGCAAAAGCTGGCTCACCACCGCGCTGTGCCGCTACTACAGCAACCTGGGCCTCAAGGTCGCGCCCTTCAAGGCGCAGAACATGAGCAACAACGCACGTGTGGTGAGCAGCGCCACCGGGCAAGGAGAAATCGGCTCTGCCCAATACTTCCAGGCCCTGGCTGCCCGCGCCGAGCCCGAGGTGCGCATGAACCCGCTGCTGCTCAAGCCCGAGGCCGACACCCACAGCCAGGTCGTGCTGATGGGGCAGGTGAGCGCCGAGCTCACGGCCTTGCCCTGGCGCGGCCGCAGCGCCCTGGTGTGGCCGCACATTGCGGCCGCGCTCGATGCGCTGCGGGCCGAGAACGATGTGGTCGTCATCGAAGGCGCTGGCTCGCCCGCCGAGATCAACCTGCATGCCAACGACATCGTCAACATGCGCGTGGCGCGGCATGTGGGTGCCGCCTGCCTGCTGGTGACCGACATTGACCGGGGCGGCGCCTTTGCCCACCTGTACGGCACCTGGGCGCTGCTGCCCGAGGACGAGCGCGCACTGATCCACGGCTTTGTGCTCAACAAGTTTCGCGGCGACGCCAGCCTGCTGGCCCCGGCCCCGCAAATGCTGCAAGACCTGACCGGCGTGCCCACCGTGGCCACCATCCCCATGAACTGGCGCCATGGCCTGCCCGAGGAAGACGGCGTGTTTGACGACCGCACCCTGGCCGCAGGCACGGTGCACACCACCGTGGCCGTGGTGGCCTACCCGCGCATCAGCAACCTGGACGAGTTCCAGCCCCTGAAAAACGTGCCCGGCGTGCGCCTGCTGTGGGCGCGCAGCCCCGCAGACCTGGGCGGCTTGAAGCCCACCGACTGGGTGGTGTTGCCCGGCTCCAAGGCCACAGCGGCCGATCTGGCCTGGCTGCGCGCGCAGGGGCTGGACCAGGCCATTGCCCAGCATGCAGGGCAGGGCGGCACGGTGCTGGGGGTGTGCGGTGGCCTGCAGATGCTGGGCGAGGCGCTGATCGACACCGCAGGCATTGATGGCAATGCCCCCGGCCTGGGCCTGCTGCCCTTGGTCACCACCTTTGAGATCGCCAAAACCGTGCAGCGCACCCAGGCGCAATTTGGTGCGGTACAGGGGCCTTGGTCTGCGCTGGCTGGGGTGGCTGTGCAGGGATACGAAATCCACCACGGCCAGACGGCCCAGCACCCTGCCATGGCCGCCAAAGGCGACGTGGCGCGCGAGGTGATCCCTGGCATGTGCTGGCAAAACGCGCAGGGCAACGTGCTGGGCCTGTACCTGCACGGCCTGCTGGAAGACCCTGCCGCCTTGCAAGCCCTGTTTGGCCGCGAGGGCGCAGCCCC